The genomic window GCGAGGCTGCCAGAAGCTGCGCCGCCGTCAGCTGCCATTGCTACGCCAGCTGCCAAGAATACGAGAAGAAAACTTACTACACTTTTAATCATTATAGACTCCATGGTTAGTGTCGGCTTTAACTGATGCTCAAAGCTCCCGCTGACTCTCTCTCTCCCACACACTGCGCGCTGAGATCATTTAGAGACCGACGTTAAAAATTATTCGTTTTGGTTTAGGCGTGTGCGCCTGCTCCTTCATGGTGGTGATCGTCGTGATGCGCTTCTTCAACCGCAAGCGCGATGTAGATGATGCTCAAGAGAACGAAAACCATAGTCTGCACGCAGCAAACAAGAAGTCCGAGAGCCAAGAATGGAATCGGAACAAGAATTGGAACGAGGCCAATGAACGCACCAAGTACAGCGTGGTCACCAATCATGTTGGTTGCCAATCGAACACCGAGGCTAAATGGCCGCGCGATGTGCGATACGATTTCAATTGGGAACATAAGCGGTGCAAGGAACCAGCCCCAGCTCTCGCCTACAGGGTTCGCCATGTGGGCAATGTGATGAATGCCGTTCACACGTAGGCCGTGGTAGTTGTAATAAATGAAAACGAAGAAGGCACAGGCAAATGTTGTGTTCCAGTTATCCGTTGGCGGAAGAAATCCAGGAATCAAACCCATGAGGTTACAAATCAGGATGTAGAGAGCAAGTGTTGCAATTACTGGGAAGTAACGACTTGCTTCAGGTCCGATGATGGCCTTCATTTGTCCGTAAACAGCTTCTAGAAACATCTCGATGATGTTACGGACAGAAATGCCTGCTTCAGGAACGACGCCGCCGCCTTCAGCTGAATTGAGCTGGGTGCGTGCGCGGCTGCCAACCAAAAGTAGAATCAGTCCAACCAGTAGCGCTGCAGCAACGTGCTGAAACAAAACAGGTCGGCCTGAAATGAGACCAACACCTGTTGACTGAAGATAAGCTTCAATCTGCTGGTATCCGGGAAGAAAATTTAGCCAGGTAATGCCGTGGTCCATTGCGGGACTCCTTAAGACTCTTTTTCTGCCAGTTCGTTAGAACCAGTGGTTAATTGCGTATGAATCGTGCCGAGGGCCACGCCGGGAAAGAAGGAGAAAAGTCCAACCATCAAACCGGTCGTATTGATTTTAAAAATGAGGATCAACGCTGCGATTGCGCCCATCATTAAAACCAACTTAAAAGCCATTAACGATAAATAGAATCCGTTGCCACTGGGTCCCCTTAAAATTCCGGCAAGAACAAAACGCATGGACTGAATGTTCATGGTCATCAATATTCCGGCCACGAGGGTACCGAGGGCAATTTGCTCGGAGAATTGAAGGCTTCCCAGACTTAGGACCAAGACGGCTGCGATCTGGTAACGACCAATCCATTGTAGCAAAGATTCATTCATCATTTCGCGCGGCATCTACCCCAGGAAACAAGATTTGTAAAGTCGATCCCGGACGGCGCGTCATCGATCATGTTGCTTAATTTTTTTAAGGAAATAGAAAATAGGTGGGAGAAGTTCGACAGAAGAAACGGCGGGTGCGCGCCCGCCGTTTCTAAGTCACCGAAGGGAAGTCGGAGGGGGGCTCCCTAAGGTAACAAATCCATTCTCACGAGGAGACTGGACACATCGATCCATCGGTCCTACAAGGACTTCTTTTATATTATATTACCACCTTGTAGACCACGTCACCTGCTAGATCACGTTAGCAAATGCCTAGTGTGTGCAGGTCACTCACATTGTAGGGCACTGTCGTGCAGGGTCAAAAAATCGGACAAATGGGGAATGATGCAATCAGATGACACAGCTTCTTTTCGCTTAAGTGCAGAAAAAGCCTCAATAAATTCAGGGTTTGCGGTCCAGTTGGACCAAGACTATCGCTATAATTCGCAGCTTTGTGCCGCCCGATTTCGTCTGGACAATGGGCTAACGATCATTTTTATGCCCGACAGACGCGCTAAACTTTTTGCTTATCAGACCTGGTTTCGGGTGGGCAGCCGCGACGAGAACCCTACCCGAACGGGCTTAGCTC from Deltaproteobacteria bacterium includes these protein-coding regions:
- the atpB gene encoding F0F1 ATP synthase subunit A yields the protein MDHGITWLNFLPGYQQIEAYLQSTGVGLISGRPVLFQHVAAALLVGLILLLVGSRARTQLNSAEGGGVVPEAGISVRNIIEMFLEAVYGQMKAIIGPEASRYFPVIATLALYILICNLMGLIPGFLPPTDNWNTTFACAFFVFIYYNYHGLRVNGIHHIAHMANPVGESWGWFLAPLMFPIEIVSHIARPFSLGVRLATNMIGDHAVLGAFIGLVPILVPIPFLALGLLVCCVQTMVFVLLSIIYIALAVEEAHHDDHHHEGAGAHA